One window of Mastacembelus armatus chromosome 20, fMasArm1.2, whole genome shotgun sequence genomic DNA carries:
- the irf9 gene encoding interferon regulatory factor 9, which produces MAAGRMRSTRRLRSWIVEQVSSGKYPGLVWDDDAKTMFRIPWKHAGKQDFRKDEDAAIFKAWAEFKGKLTDGRQDNPASWKTRLRCALNKSPEFKEVIERAQLDISEPYKVYRLVPFSEQGLVVPEKKHREKATRRSKRRSSHSESNDGSHVKQVKTEEVTSQVCFEDVSLQTSMSVDTEELVQHTTTIQRDMVDELRLDVRIEESVPVPAGVQDSFSVAVYYLGKEVLKRQIQGTDVRIIYLPSSPIPPTPAVLNSRFPRIPLPEPPSTLPAGPELQALFTLLPFMEKGVVLTSTPQGVYGKRFCQGRVFWTGPHTTTPRLHKMERNTNPVLLFSKDTFKQQLDHFRSEGGDPPQCGITLCFGEELSNSEDPSEKLIIVQITLPWAEQQVQNAQSFLESINILQSLASQSPLGEITLNLVTVPSPT; this is translated from the exons GTCAGCAGTGGGAAATACCCAGGTCTGGTGTGGGACGATGATGCCAAAACCATGTTTCGCATCCCATGGAAACACGCAGGGAAGCAGGACTTCCGCAAGGATGAGGACGCTGCTATCTTCAAG GCGTGGGCTGAGTTCAAAGGAAAGCTGACTGATGGGCGACAAGACAACCCAGCTTCCTGGAAGACCCGTCTGCGCTGTGCCCTCAACAAGAGTCCAGAGTTTAAGGAAGTGATAGAACGAGCTCAGCTGGATATCTCAGAACCCTACAAGGTCTACCGCCTCGTCCCCTTCAGTGAACAGG gtTTGGTGGTtcctgaaaagaaacacagagaaaaagccACTAGGAGGTCCAAAAGGAGGAGCAGCCATTCAGAGAGCAATGATGGCAGTCACGTCAAGCAGGTTAAAACAGAAGAGGTCACATCCCAGGTG TGTTTTGAAGACGTATCGCTGCAGACCAGCATGTCTGTTGACACAGAAGAGCTGGTTCAGCACACCACCACCATACAAAGAGACA tggTTGATGAGCTCAGGTTGGATGTGCGGATTGAGGAGAGTGTCCCTGTTCCCGCAGGAG tCCAGGACTCCTTCAGTGTGGCGGTTTATTATTTAGGAAAGGAAGTTCTTAAACGTCAAATACAGGGCACTGATGTCCGGATAATATACTTGCCTTCCTCTCCTATTCCTCCGACGCCGGCCGTCTTGAATAGCAGGTTCCCACGAATTCCACTGCCTGAGCCACCCTCCACGCTGCCAGCTGGCCCAGAGCTACAGGCACTGTTTACCTTGCTCCCCTTCATGGAGAAAGGGGTGGTGTTGACCTCCACACCCCAGGGAGTTTACGGCAAGAGGTTCTGCCAGGGGCGGGTCTTCTGGACAGGGCCGCACACAACCACACCAAGGCTGCACaaaatggagagaaacacaaacccAGTGCTGCTCTTCAGCAAAGATACGTTCAAACAAC AACTGGACCACTTCCGTTCAGAGGGCGGCGACCCTCCTCAGTGTGGCATCACTTTGTGCTTTGGTGAAGAGCTGAGTAACAGCGAGGACCCCTCCGAAAAACTCATTATAGTTCAG aTTACTTTACCATGGGCGGAGCAGCAGGTCCAGAATGCTCAGTCTTTCTTAGAGTCCATCAACATCCTCCAGTCTCTGGCAAGTCAGTCTCCGCTTGGTGAAATTACTCTTAATCTGGTCACTGTGCCTTCACCAACATGA